One Diabrotica virgifera virgifera chromosome 3, PGI_DIABVI_V3a genomic window carries:
- the LOC126882291 gene encoding uncharacterized protein LOC126882291 isoform X3, with the protein MDYIYQSTTSRSLQSTSTSSEFVSGACHLCSKIFKNVKLRNRHIKRIHKIDVSIKKIDHIVCPLCEQETSLQTHENLRKHIKENHQVSIELITLEFSSKQEYETWKDMQKIETSYATSRTVNAKEHKILYYECNRSDTYGYKPHSKIRTEKSGGSIRIKGVCPSRLICKLTNQGQVSVSYWKTHAGHKEELRAIHLSKAEEKTIEEKLMAGVPPSRILQDSRKFEKPQLDRLALLTSQDLANLSKKYNVHKKRDQNDMVATTLKVQEWNANNKNYAFLFKKEGEEHDVLRKEDFAIGFMNKIMEDKLRKFPKIICMDGTHGTNKRQMDLTIMLVKDDRNAGFPVAFLLSNRLDQQVQEVFLDALKNKMKTEIQAEHFMSDDENKYYNAWVKIMGNEPNRLLCTWHVVKNWNIQGKKKFHDPTLKKEMKTELRQIITETDVDTFNELCRNYLIKLQNANETEFFDYLREYYLKDLKRIKMWAHCYRRNSGINTNMAIESLNNLLKTNYLKRNGRVGIEKLLDTIDELVETKMWKRIVDMKRPNANNYQDRTIMKSHRGAERNKKKMKVTKNVAVYGQYQVTSLKDPSLLQNVTLSQVCESECKLLFCRVCKICMHRYQCDCTVYEVKNTLCQHVHLVRMYEESVGTNSVLDDAARCLGESSIIKSNHEEEINEFIREKLEQTNETQEKTKGSLELQNEIKNEMEALKNEMEALKNEMEDLDDTSLTKLRDELR; encoded by the exons ATGGATTATATCTACCAATCTACTACTTCAAGGAGCCTTCAATCGACTTCAACAAGTTCTGAATTTGTCTCAGGAGCCTGCCACCTCTgcagcaaaatatttaaaaatgtaaaattacGAAATCGTCATATCAAAAGAATACATAAAATAGATGTATCAATTAAGAAAATTGATCATATTGTTTGTCCGTTATGTGAGCAAGAAACTAGTTTACAAACCCATGAGAACTTAAGAAAACATATTAAGGAGAATCACCAGGTGAGTATTGAACTAATAACTTTGGAATTTTCTAGCAAACAAGAATATGAGACATGGAAAGATATGCAGAAAATTGAGACCAGTTATGCAACATCTCGAACAGTTAATGCAAAGGAACACAAGATCTTATACTATGAGTGTAACAGAAGTGACACATATG GATATAAGCCCCACTCTAAAATTAGGACAGAGAAATCTGGTGGATCAATTAGAATTAAAGGGGTGTGTCCCTCCAGACTAATTTGTAAACTGACAAATCAAGGACAAGTTTCGGTCAGTTATTGGAAAACACATGCTGGACATAAAGAAGAATTAAGAGCCATACATCTGTCAAAAGCAGAAGAAAAAACGATTGAAGAAAAATTAATGGCTGGGGTGCCACCCAGTAGAATTTTACAAGATTCAAGAAAATTTGAAAAACCACAACTAGATAGACTTGCCCTATTAACAAGTCAAGATCTCGCAAATTTATCCAAGAAGTATAATGTACACAAGAAACGAGATCAAAATGATATGGTAGCAACAACCTTAAAGGTTCAGGAATGGAATGCTAACAAcaagaattatgctttcttattTAAGAAAGAAG gagAAGAACATGATGTGCTGAGAAAGGAAGATTTTGCTATAGGATTCATGAACAAGATAATGGAAGATAAATTACGAAAATTCCCGAAGATAATTTGTATGGACGGCACACATGGAACCAACAAGAGACAGATGGACTTGACGATAATGCTGGTGAAGGATGATAGGAATGCAGGATTTCCGGTTGCATTCCTGCTGTCCAACAGATTGGACCAACAGGTTCAAGAAGTTTTTTTAG aTGCTCTCAAGAATAAGATGAAGACTGAAATTCAAGCAGAACATTTCATGAGTGATGATGAAAACAAGTATTATAATGCATGGGTGAAGATAATGGGAAATGAACCAAATAGGCTTTTGTGCACATGGCACGTCGTCAAGAATTGGAACATTCAAGGGAAGAAGAAATTTCACGACCCAACTTTAAAGAAAGAAATGAAAACTGAATTAAGACAGATTATAACAGAAACGGATGTAGATACATTTAATGAATTATGCAGAAACTatttaataaaactacaaaatgcAAATGAGACAGAGTTTTTCGATTATCTGAGAga GTATTACTTAAAGGATCTAAAGAGAATAAAAATGTGGGCCCATTGTTACAGAAGAAATTCCGGAATTAACACCAACATGGCAATAGAATCATTGAACAACCTACTGAAGACAAACTACCTAAAGAGGAATGGAAGAGTGGGAATCGAGAAGTTATTGGATACGATTGATGAGCTAGTGGAGACAAAAATGTGGAAGAGAATTGTGGACATGAAACGACCAAATGCGAATAATTATCAGGATAGGACTATAATGAAATCACACAGAGGGGCAGAACGGAACAAAAAGAAAATGAAGGTTACTAAGAATGTGGCAGTATATGGTCAATATCAGGTAACATCCCTTAAGGATCCTAGTCTATTACAAAATGTAACTTTAAGTCAAGTGTGTGAAAGTGAGTGTAAGCTGTTGTTTTGTAGAGTTTGTAAAATTTGTATGCACCGTTATCAGTGTGACTGTACAGTATATGAGGTGAAGAATACCTTGTGTCAGCATGTGCACTTGGTAAGAATGTATGAGGAGAGTGTGGGTACTAACTCTGTTTTAGATGATGCTGCAAGGTGTTTGGGAGAAAGTTCAATTATCAAATCAAACCATGAGGAGGAAATTAATGAATTTATCAGAGAGAAACTAGAACAGACAAATGAGACCCAGGAAAAAACCAAAGGAAGTCTTGAATtacaaaatgaaataaaaaatgaaatggAAGCCTTAAAAAATGAAATGGAAGCCTTAAAAAATGAAATGGAAGATTTAGATGACACAAGTTTAACAAAATTACGTGACGAATTAAGATGA
- the LOC126882291 gene encoding uncharacterized protein LOC126882291 isoform X1, whose translation MCFVYFLQGKLNQKQEIMDYIYQSTTSRSLQSTSTSSEFVSGACHLCSKIFKNVKLRNRHIKRIHKIDVSIKKIDHIVCPLCEQETSLQTHENLRKHIKENHQVSIELITLEFSSKQEYETWKDMQKIETSYATSRTVNAKEHKILYYECNRSDTYGYKPHSKIRTEKSGGSIRIKGVCPSRLICKLTNQGQVSVSYWKTHAGHKEELRAIHLSKAEEKTIEEKLMAGVPPSRILQDSRKFEKPQLDRLALLTSQDLANLSKKYNVHKKRDQNDMVATTLKVQEWNANNKNYAFLFKKEGEEHDVLRKEDFAIGFMNKIMEDKLRKFPKIICMDGTHGTNKRQMDLTIMLVKDDRNAGFPVAFLLSNRLDQQVQEVFLDALKNKMKTEIQAEHFMSDDENKYYNAWVKIMGNEPNRLLCTWHVVKNWNIQGKKKFHDPTLKKEMKTELRQIITETDVDTFNELCRNYLIKLQNANETEFFDYLREYYLKDLKRIKMWAHCYRRNSGINTNMAIESLNNLLKTNYLKRNGRVGIEKLLDTIDELVETKMWKRIVDMKRPNANNYQDRTIMKSHRGAERNKKKMKVTKNVAVYGQYQVTSLKDPSLLQNVTLSQVCESECKLLFCRVCKICMHRYQCDCTVYEVKNTLCQHVHLVRMYEESVGTNSVLDDAARCLGESSIIKSNHEEEINEFIREKLEQTNETQEKTKGSLELQNEIKNEMEALKNEMEALKNEMEDLDDTSLTKLRDELR comes from the exons atgtgttttgtttatttcttgcaaggaaaactaaatcaaaag CAAGAAATAATGGATTATATCTACCAATCTACTACTTCAAGGAGCCTTCAATCGACTTCAACAAGTTCTGAATTTGTCTCAGGAGCCTGCCACCTCTgcagcaaaatatttaaaaatgtaaaattacGAAATCGTCATATCAAAAGAATACATAAAATAGATGTATCAATTAAGAAAATTGATCATATTGTTTGTCCGTTATGTGAGCAAGAAACTAGTTTACAAACCCATGAGAACTTAAGAAAACATATTAAGGAGAATCACCAGGTGAGTATTGAACTAATAACTTTGGAATTTTCTAGCAAACAAGAATATGAGACATGGAAAGATATGCAGAAAATTGAGACCAGTTATGCAACATCTCGAACAGTTAATGCAAAGGAACACAAGATCTTATACTATGAGTGTAACAGAAGTGACACATATG GATATAAGCCCCACTCTAAAATTAGGACAGAGAAATCTGGTGGATCAATTAGAATTAAAGGGGTGTGTCCCTCCAGACTAATTTGTAAACTGACAAATCAAGGACAAGTTTCGGTCAGTTATTGGAAAACACATGCTGGACATAAAGAAGAATTAAGAGCCATACATCTGTCAAAAGCAGAAGAAAAAACGATTGAAGAAAAATTAATGGCTGGGGTGCCACCCAGTAGAATTTTACAAGATTCAAGAAAATTTGAAAAACCACAACTAGATAGACTTGCCCTATTAACAAGTCAAGATCTCGCAAATTTATCCAAGAAGTATAATGTACACAAGAAACGAGATCAAAATGATATGGTAGCAACAACCTTAAAGGTTCAGGAATGGAATGCTAACAAcaagaattatgctttcttattTAAGAAAGAAG gagAAGAACATGATGTGCTGAGAAAGGAAGATTTTGCTATAGGATTCATGAACAAGATAATGGAAGATAAATTACGAAAATTCCCGAAGATAATTTGTATGGACGGCACACATGGAACCAACAAGAGACAGATGGACTTGACGATAATGCTGGTGAAGGATGATAGGAATGCAGGATTTCCGGTTGCATTCCTGCTGTCCAACAGATTGGACCAACAGGTTCAAGAAGTTTTTTTAG aTGCTCTCAAGAATAAGATGAAGACTGAAATTCAAGCAGAACATTTCATGAGTGATGATGAAAACAAGTATTATAATGCATGGGTGAAGATAATGGGAAATGAACCAAATAGGCTTTTGTGCACATGGCACGTCGTCAAGAATTGGAACATTCAAGGGAAGAAGAAATTTCACGACCCAACTTTAAAGAAAGAAATGAAAACTGAATTAAGACAGATTATAACAGAAACGGATGTAGATACATTTAATGAATTATGCAGAAACTatttaataaaactacaaaatgcAAATGAGACAGAGTTTTTCGATTATCTGAGAga GTATTACTTAAAGGATCTAAAGAGAATAAAAATGTGGGCCCATTGTTACAGAAGAAATTCCGGAATTAACACCAACATGGCAATAGAATCATTGAACAACCTACTGAAGACAAACTACCTAAAGAGGAATGGAAGAGTGGGAATCGAGAAGTTATTGGATACGATTGATGAGCTAGTGGAGACAAAAATGTGGAAGAGAATTGTGGACATGAAACGACCAAATGCGAATAATTATCAGGATAGGACTATAATGAAATCACACAGAGGGGCAGAACGGAACAAAAAGAAAATGAAGGTTACTAAGAATGTGGCAGTATATGGTCAATATCAGGTAACATCCCTTAAGGATCCTAGTCTATTACAAAATGTAACTTTAAGTCAAGTGTGTGAAAGTGAGTGTAAGCTGTTGTTTTGTAGAGTTTGTAAAATTTGTATGCACCGTTATCAGTGTGACTGTACAGTATATGAGGTGAAGAATACCTTGTGTCAGCATGTGCACTTGGTAAGAATGTATGAGGAGAGTGTGGGTACTAACTCTGTTTTAGATGATGCTGCAAGGTGTTTGGGAGAAAGTTCAATTATCAAATCAAACCATGAGGAGGAAATTAATGAATTTATCAGAGAGAAACTAGAACAGACAAATGAGACCCAGGAAAAAACCAAAGGAAGTCTTGAATtacaaaatgaaataaaaaatgaaatggAAGCCTTAAAAAATGAAATGGAAGCCTTAAAAAATGAAATGGAAGATTTAGATGACACAAGTTTAACAAAATTACGTGACGAATTAAGATGA
- the LOC126882291 gene encoding uncharacterized protein LOC126882291 isoform X2 — protein MCFVYFLQGKLNQKQEIMDYIYQSTTSRSLQSTSTSSEFVSGACHLCSKIFKNVKLRNRHIKRIHKIDVSIKKIDHIVCPLCEQETSLQTHENLRKHIKENHQVSIELITLEFSSKQEYETWKDMQKIETSYATSRTVNAKEHKILYYECNRSDTYGYKPHSKIRTEKSGGSIRIKGVCPSRLICKLTNQGQVSVSYWKTHAGHKEELRAIHLSKAEEKTIEEKLMAGVPPSRILQDSRKFEKPQLDRLALLTSQDLANLSKKYNVHKKRDQNDMVATTLKVQEWNANNKNYAFLFKKEGEEHDVLRKEDFAIGFMNKIMEDKLRKFPKIICMDGTHGTNKRQMDLTIMLVKDDRNAGFPVAFLLSNRLDQQVQEVFLDALKNKMKTEIQAEHFMSDDENKYYNAWVKIMGNEPNRLLCTWHVVKNWNIQGKKKFHDPTLKKEMKTELRQIITETDVDTFNELCRNYLIKLQNANETEFFDYLREYYLKDLKRIKMWAHCYRRNSGINTNMAIESLNNLLKTNYLKRNGRVGIEKLLDTIDELVETKMWKRIVDMKRPNANNYQDRTIMKSHRGAERNKKKMKVTKNVAVYGQYQVTSLKDPSLLQNVTLSQVCESECKLLFCRVCKICMHRYQCDCTVYEVKNTLCQHVHLVRMYEESVGTNSVLDDAARCLGESSIIKSNHEEEINEFIREKLEQTNETQEKTKGSLELQNEIKNEMEALKNEMEALKNEMEDLDDTSLTKLRDELR, from the exons CAAGAAATAATGGATTATATCTACCAATCTACTACTTCAAGGAGCCTTCAATCGACTTCAACAAGTTCTGAATTTGTCTCAGGAGCCTGCCACCTCTgcagcaaaatatttaaaaatgtaaaattacGAAATCGTCATATCAAAAGAATACATAAAATAGATGTATCAATTAAGAAAATTGATCATATTGTTTGTCCGTTATGTGAGCAAGAAACTAGTTTACAAACCCATGAGAACTTAAGAAAACATATTAAGGAGAATCACCAGGTGAGTATTGAACTAATAACTTTGGAATTTTCTAGCAAACAAGAATATGAGACATGGAAAGATATGCAGAAAATTGAGACCAGTTATGCAACATCTCGAACAGTTAATGCAAAGGAACACAAGATCTTATACTATGAGTGTAACAGAAGTGACACATATG GATATAAGCCCCACTCTAAAATTAGGACAGAGAAATCTGGTGGATCAATTAGAATTAAAGGGGTGTGTCCCTCCAGACTAATTTGTAAACTGACAAATCAAGGACAAGTTTCGGTCAGTTATTGGAAAACACATGCTGGACATAAAGAAGAATTAAGAGCCATACATCTGTCAAAAGCAGAAGAAAAAACGATTGAAGAAAAATTAATGGCTGGGGTGCCACCCAGTAGAATTTTACAAGATTCAAGAAAATTTGAAAAACCACAACTAGATAGACTTGCCCTATTAACAAGTCAAGATCTCGCAAATTTATCCAAGAAGTATAATGTACACAAGAAACGAGATCAAAATGATATGGTAGCAACAACCTTAAAGGTTCAGGAATGGAATGCTAACAAcaagaattatgctttcttattTAAGAAAGAAG gagAAGAACATGATGTGCTGAGAAAGGAAGATTTTGCTATAGGATTCATGAACAAGATAATGGAAGATAAATTACGAAAATTCCCGAAGATAATTTGTATGGACGGCACACATGGAACCAACAAGAGACAGATGGACTTGACGATAATGCTGGTGAAGGATGATAGGAATGCAGGATTTCCGGTTGCATTCCTGCTGTCCAACAGATTGGACCAACAGGTTCAAGAAGTTTTTTTAG aTGCTCTCAAGAATAAGATGAAGACTGAAATTCAAGCAGAACATTTCATGAGTGATGATGAAAACAAGTATTATAATGCATGGGTGAAGATAATGGGAAATGAACCAAATAGGCTTTTGTGCACATGGCACGTCGTCAAGAATTGGAACATTCAAGGGAAGAAGAAATTTCACGACCCAACTTTAAAGAAAGAAATGAAAACTGAATTAAGACAGATTATAACAGAAACGGATGTAGATACATTTAATGAATTATGCAGAAACTatttaataaaactacaaaatgcAAATGAGACAGAGTTTTTCGATTATCTGAGAga GTATTACTTAAAGGATCTAAAGAGAATAAAAATGTGGGCCCATTGTTACAGAAGAAATTCCGGAATTAACACCAACATGGCAATAGAATCATTGAACAACCTACTGAAGACAAACTACCTAAAGAGGAATGGAAGAGTGGGAATCGAGAAGTTATTGGATACGATTGATGAGCTAGTGGAGACAAAAATGTGGAAGAGAATTGTGGACATGAAACGACCAAATGCGAATAATTATCAGGATAGGACTATAATGAAATCACACAGAGGGGCAGAACGGAACAAAAAGAAAATGAAGGTTACTAAGAATGTGGCAGTATATGGTCAATATCAGGTAACATCCCTTAAGGATCCTAGTCTATTACAAAATGTAACTTTAAGTCAAGTGTGTGAAAGTGAGTGTAAGCTGTTGTTTTGTAGAGTTTGTAAAATTTGTATGCACCGTTATCAGTGTGACTGTACAGTATATGAGGTGAAGAATACCTTGTGTCAGCATGTGCACTTGGTAAGAATGTATGAGGAGAGTGTGGGTACTAACTCTGTTTTAGATGATGCTGCAAGGTGTTTGGGAGAAAGTTCAATTATCAAATCAAACCATGAGGAGGAAATTAATGAATTTATCAGAGAGAAACTAGAACAGACAAATGAGACCCAGGAAAAAACCAAAGGAAGTCTTGAATtacaaaatgaaataaaaaatgaaatggAAGCCTTAAAAAATGAAATGGAAGCCTTAAAAAATGAAATGGAAGATTTAGATGACACAAGTTTAACAAAATTACGTGACGAATTAAGATGA